A single Streptomyces mirabilis DNA region contains:
- a CDS encoding DUF6215 domain-containing protein, with protein MLGFLLRLLPFWVREPLLIAVGSVLGVRIMYLAVRDHDRVAAGLGVVFLVFTAIRVYAVIRALRARRNPSPTASADRAAVDAAAQPQPQAQAGTGPRPSPGTPEKEHNAWSQAVAAVAVFGALAAALWVAPRFMPSGDNAPQLASCSGGAHEELPKAYKDTPQPVTGEELCKALNRPDLAKLLGTPGETATTVSSTNNTAPLTDGKVAQPEAEVTFDTYTVNVSATYNELSTAQYVKLMKFGDEKDIKTLTVLGRPAVLSSDHTMKLEINLGSGGSGGPVEQGPLARTLSVALDRNDRGGYCDITVWSTSGALPNDSVLLNIAEKVLPRIPERPVR; from the coding sequence ATGCTCGGTTTCCTCCTCCGTCTCCTGCCGTTTTGGGTCCGCGAGCCCCTGCTCATCGCGGTCGGGTCTGTTCTCGGCGTACGCATCATGTATCTCGCCGTCCGCGATCACGATCGGGTCGCGGCCGGTCTCGGCGTGGTGTTCCTCGTGTTCACCGCAATACGTGTCTACGCGGTGATCCGGGCCCTGCGCGCACGCCGGAACCCGAGTCCGACAGCCTCCGCAGACCGGGCGGCAGTTGATGCTGCCGCCCAGCCCCAGCCTCAGGCCCAGGCCGGAACCGGGCCGCGTCCCAGCCCGGGCACTCCGGAGAAGGAGCACAACGCATGGAGCCAGGCCGTCGCGGCCGTGGCCGTGTTCGGGGCACTCGCGGCCGCGCTGTGGGTGGCCCCACGCTTCATGCCGTCCGGCGACAACGCCCCGCAGCTCGCCTCGTGTTCGGGCGGGGCACACGAGGAGCTTCCGAAGGCCTACAAGGACACGCCCCAGCCTGTGACCGGTGAAGAGCTGTGCAAGGCGCTCAACCGGCCAGACCTGGCCAAGCTCCTTGGAACGCCTGGAGAGACCGCGACCACTGTTTCCAGCACCAACAACACCGCTCCTCTGACTGATGGAAAGGTCGCCCAACCGGAGGCCGAGGTCACGTTCGACACGTACACCGTGAATGTCTCGGCCACTTACAACGAGCTGTCGACCGCCCAGTACGTGAAGCTGATGAAGTTCGGGGATGAGAAGGACATCAAGACGCTCACGGTTCTCGGTCGGCCCGCGGTCCTCTCCTCGGATCACACCATGAAGCTCGAGATCAATCTCGGGAGTGGCGGATCCGGCGGACCCGTCGAACAAGGCCCCCTGGCCAGGACGCTGTCCGTGGCCCTGGACCGTAATGACCGAGGCGGCTACTGCGACATCACCGTGTGGAGCACGTCCGGAGCCCTCCCGAACGACAGCGTTCTCCTCAACATCGCCGAGAAGGTTCTTCCGAGGATCCCCGAACGACCTGTCCGATGA
- a CDS encoding N-acetylmuramoyl-L-alanine amidase has product MTASAALLMPLLAGPAACTGGTSADRHLQNVFTDAADEYHVPRSVLLGVSYLQSRWDARPGTPSVVGGYGPMHLVDARQVRAKDKSPTPAPSESHRGGAQPPVAAAGPSASPGAGSPGGRSAQPADLRRAAGLIGAPVARLRTDAEANVRGGAALLAETQRQLGKPLSTNPADWWEAVARFPGTGDTASAAEYANNVFAVIRKGAHRTTDSGQQITLPASPNVRPRTPHLQAARRPKEVECPAGLTCDWLAAPYVEYDDNGDYGNHDLADRPRDQKIEYIVIHDTEADLPSMRQTVQDPTEASWHYSIRSKDGHVTQHIRTKDVAWHSGNQFVNARSIGIEHEGFLRQPDAWYTEQMYQASAKLVRYLAKKYDIPLDRQHIFGHDNVASPTTSSIPDMHDDPGPFWDWRHYFDLLGAPLRATAGPDSDLVTVLPDFATHKPLFTGCTKSGVKCAPHGSSAVRLHTEPSEHAPLIQDPGRRPDGEDSTVDVNDLGSRVSAGQTYAVAGRSGDWTAIWYLGHKAWFKNPKNHPTAVGASGRFVTPKEGLSEIPVFGRALPEEEAYPEGVEQQSESPLPYTLLAGQRYVAQSRPVGSYIDRSTFSDTPSLVVTGREEYYEIQFGHRIAYVRASDVDLVRVPGTEKAPSGHAAPPAGR; this is encoded by the coding sequence ATGACCGCCTCCGCGGCGCTCCTGATGCCGCTGTTGGCCGGCCCGGCGGCATGCACCGGCGGGACGTCGGCCGACCGGCATCTTCAGAACGTCTTCACGGACGCCGCGGACGAGTATCACGTGCCGCGCAGTGTGCTCCTGGGCGTGTCGTACCTGCAGTCGAGATGGGACGCCCGGCCGGGCACCCCGAGTGTCGTCGGCGGCTATGGGCCGATGCATCTGGTGGACGCCCGCCAGGTCAGGGCCAAGGACAAGTCCCCGACACCGGCTCCGTCGGAGTCGCATCGCGGAGGTGCCCAGCCGCCCGTGGCCGCGGCGGGCCCCTCGGCCTCACCCGGGGCGGGTTCCCCGGGCGGCCGTTCCGCGCAGCCCGCGGACCTGCGCCGGGCCGCCGGCCTGATCGGAGCCCCGGTGGCGCGGCTGCGGACCGATGCCGAGGCCAACGTACGCGGAGGTGCGGCGCTCCTCGCGGAGACACAACGACAACTCGGCAAGCCGCTCAGCACCAACCCGGCGGACTGGTGGGAGGCGGTGGCACGCTTCCCGGGGACGGGCGACACCGCGTCGGCGGCGGAGTACGCGAACAACGTCTTCGCGGTGATCCGCAAGGGCGCGCACCGCACCACCGACTCCGGACAGCAGATCACCCTTCCCGCCAGCCCGAACGTGCGCCCCCGCACCCCTCATCTCCAGGCCGCACGGCGGCCAAAGGAGGTCGAGTGCCCCGCGGGGCTGACCTGCGACTGGCTGGCCGCGCCGTACGTCGAGTACGACGACAACGGCGACTACGGCAACCACGACCTGGCCGACCGGCCCAGGGACCAGAAGATCGAGTACATCGTCATCCACGACACGGAGGCGGATCTGCCGTCCATGCGTCAGACCGTGCAGGATCCGACGGAGGCGTCCTGGCACTACTCGATCCGCTCCAAGGACGGCCATGTCACCCAGCACATCAGGACCAAGGACGTGGCCTGGCACTCCGGGAACCAGTTCGTGAACGCACGTTCGATCGGCATCGAGCACGAGGGGTTCCTCAGGCAGCCCGACGCCTGGTACACGGAGCAGATGTACCAGGCCTCGGCGAAACTGGTGCGTTACCTGGCGAAGAAGTACGACATTCCGCTCGACCGGCAGCACATCTTCGGGCATGACAACGTGGCGTCGCCGACCACCTCCAGCATCCCCGACATGCATGACGACCCCGGCCCCTTCTGGGACTGGCGGCACTACTTCGACCTCCTCGGCGCACCCCTGCGTGCCACGGCCGGGCCCGACAGCGACCTGGTGACCGTGCTGCCGGACTTCGCCACCCACAAGCCGCTGTTCACGGGGTGCACCAAGAGCGGAGTGAAGTGCGCGCCGCACGGCTCCAGCGCCGTCCGCCTGCACACCGAGCCGAGCGAGCACGCGCCACTGATCCAGGACCCGGGCCGGCGCCCCGACGGCGAGGACTCCACCGTGGACGTCAACGACCTGGGATCGCGGGTCTCCGCCGGCCAGACCTACGCGGTCGCCGGACGCAGTGGCGACTGGACGGCGATCTGGTATCTGGGCCACAAGGCGTGGTTCAAGAACCCGAAGAACCATCCGACGGCCGTCGGCGCGAGCGGCCGGTTCGTGACACCGAAGGAGGGCTTGAGCGAGATCCCGGTGTTCGGGCGCGCCCTCCCGGAGGAGGAGGCATACCCGGAGGGAGTGGAGCAGCAGTCCGAGTCCCCGCTCCCGTACACCCTCCTCGCGGGCCAGCGGTACGTGGCGCAGTCCCGGCCCGTCGGTTCCTACATCGACAGATCGACCTTCAGCGACACACCGAGCCTGGTGGTGACGGGGCGCGAGGAGTACTACGAGATCCAGTTCGGCCACCGGATCGCCTATGTCCGCGCGAGCGACGTGGACCTGGTGCGGGTACCCGGCACGGAGAAGGCGCCGTCGGGACACGCGGCGCCCCCTGCCGGGCGGTAG
- a CDS encoding patatin-like phospholipase family protein, whose amino-acid sequence MTDTALVLGGGGLTAYAWQVGMLAGLADAGLDLGGADVLAGTSAGSLLAVELAAGAAPADLYEVQVARKRAMMEVDFTFVMMVKYLWAALGSRDPATVVKRLGRLSLNVRDVTEADVFDAIRPQLPVRDWPERPVRLFAVDALTGEPAGFGADSGVDLVTAMSATCALPPLFPPIAIGAGRWMDGGVRSTTNADLAHDCRRVVVLAPIPTVPGATPSAFDQVASLEAGGTRAALLVPDRAARRAFGRNALDASRIPGAAQAGLRQAAEYAEEVRAIWHG is encoded by the coding sequence GTGACGGATACGGCGCTGGTGTTGGGCGGGGGCGGCCTGACCGCGTACGCATGGCAGGTCGGCATGCTGGCGGGACTGGCCGACGCCGGGCTGGACCTCGGCGGTGCCGACGTGCTCGCCGGCACGTCGGCCGGCTCGCTGCTCGCCGTGGAACTGGCAGCAGGGGCGGCGCCCGCCGACTTGTACGAGGTACAGGTCGCCCGGAAGCGAGCCATGATGGAGGTGGACTTCACCTTCGTCATGATGGTCAAGTACCTGTGGGCCGCGCTCGGTTCGCGCGATCCGGCGACCGTGGTCAAGCGGCTGGGCCGGCTCTCCCTGAACGTGCGCGACGTGACGGAGGCCGACGTCTTCGACGCGATCCGCCCCCAACTGCCGGTTCGGGACTGGCCGGAGCGGCCCGTGCGGCTGTTCGCGGTGGACGCGCTCACCGGCGAGCCGGCCGGCTTCGGCGCCGACAGCGGGGTCGACCTGGTGACGGCGATGTCGGCCACGTGCGCCCTGCCGCCGCTGTTCCCGCCGATCGCGATCGGGGCGGGCCGCTGGATGGACGGGGGCGTACGCTCCACGACCAACGCCGACTTGGCACACGACTGCCGACGGGTTGTGGTCCTGGCCCCGATCCCCACCGTGCCGGGTGCGACCCCGAGCGCCTTCGACCAGGTGGCCTCCCTGGAGGCGGGCGGCACCCGGGCCGCCCTGCTGGTCCCGGACCGAGCGGCTCGCCGAGCGTTCGGCCGCAACGCCCTGGACGCGTCCCGCATTCCGGGCGCGGCCCAGGCAGGGCTACGCCAGGCGGCCGAGTACGCCGAAGAGGTCCGAGCCATCTGGCACGGCTGA
- a CDS encoding ricin-type beta-trefoil lectin domain protein — protein MVSPRSLRRCLLAALSAMLVATAAIGPARADTPSVGAAAVTFSDTFDGPAGAAVDSSKWQIETGDNVNNHERQYYTSGNKNAALDGQGHLVITARRENPANYQCWYGTCQYTSARLNTAGKFNAQYGHVEARMKIPRGQGMWPAFWMLGTPVNWPDSGEIDVMENVGYEPSTVHGTIHGPGYSGSGGIGAAYSLPGGQAFADAFHTFAVDWAPDSITWSVDGTVYQRRTPADLSGKAWVFNKPFFLILNLAVGGYWPGDPDSSTAFPQQLLVDSVSVTTGDTAAGVAIRGLAGKCVDVAAANSANGTPVQLYDCNGTAAQQWTVGSDGTIRALGKCLDVTGNGTADGSTVQLWDCAGGPNQKWAVSSANDIVNPQANKCLDVTGNNSANGTRLQIWTCSGGANQKWTVG, from the coding sequence GTGGTCTCGCCACGATCGCTCCGCAGATGTCTCCTCGCCGCCCTCTCCGCCATGTTGGTCGCGACCGCCGCGATCGGCCCGGCACGGGCGGACACCCCGAGTGTCGGGGCCGCCGCCGTGACGTTCTCCGACACTTTCGACGGGCCCGCCGGAGCGGCCGTCGACTCCTCGAAGTGGCAGATCGAGACCGGCGACAACGTCAACAACCACGAGCGGCAGTACTACACGTCGGGCAACAAAAATGCAGCCCTGGACGGTCAGGGGCATCTGGTCATCACGGCCCGCCGGGAGAACCCGGCCAACTACCAGTGCTGGTACGGGACTTGCCAGTACACATCGGCCCGTCTGAACACGGCCGGGAAGTTCAACGCCCAGTACGGGCACGTCGAGGCCCGGATGAAGATCCCGCGCGGGCAGGGCATGTGGCCCGCGTTCTGGATGCTCGGCACACCGGTCAACTGGCCGGACTCGGGCGAGATCGACGTCATGGAGAACGTCGGCTACGAGCCCTCCACGGTCCACGGCACGATCCACGGCCCGGGCTACTCCGGCTCGGGCGGCATAGGCGCGGCCTACTCCCTGCCCGGCGGCCAGGCCTTCGCCGACGCCTTCCACACCTTCGCCGTGGACTGGGCTCCCGACTCGATCACATGGTCGGTGGACGGGACCGTCTACCAGCGGCGCACACCCGCCGACCTGAGCGGCAAGGCCTGGGTGTTCAACAAGCCGTTCTTCCTGATCCTGAACCTGGCGGTGGGCGGCTACTGGCCGGGCGACCCGGACAGCTCCACCGCCTTCCCGCAGCAACTACTGGTGGACTCGGTGTCGGTGACCACGGGCGACACGGCCGCCGGCGTCGCGATCAGAGGGCTCGCCGGGAAGTGCGTGGACGTCGCCGCGGCGAACTCCGCCAACGGCACCCCCGTACAGCTCTACGACTGCAACGGCACCGCCGCCCAGCAGTGGACCGTCGGCTCGGACGGGACGATCCGCGCGCTCGGCAAGTGCCTCGACGTCACCGGCAACGGGACGGCGGACGGCTCGACGGTCCAGTTGTGGGACTGCGCGGGCGGACCGAACCAGAAGTGGGCCGTCTCCTCGGCGAACGACATCGTGAACCCGCAGGCGAACAAATGTCTGGACGTGACGGGCAACAACTCGGCCAACGGCACCCGGCTGCAGATCTGGACCTGCTCGGGCGGCGCCAACCAGAAGTGGACGGTCGGCTGA
- a CDS encoding CAP domain-containing protein: MKNLFLLHRRAATVVAAVLLTGGTVLETGASATVSNVGPSDQHAIVSETNSVRQQAGQSPLTWDDSLAKAAQDWADDPASTAGGKLHHGPTSNAAENISSSPASSATGRWASEKAAYEADPNHDTDSPGYQKWGHYYNMINESYGKIGCGTRSGVPTGSITVCQYAP, from the coding sequence ATGAAGAACCTCTTTCTGCTGCACCGTCGCGCCGCGACCGTCGTCGCAGCGGTGCTGTTGACCGGTGGCACGGTATTGGAGACGGGCGCTTCCGCGACCGTCTCCAACGTCGGCCCCTCCGATCAACACGCCATCGTCTCCGAGACCAACAGCGTGCGCCAACAGGCCGGCCAGTCGCCTTTGACCTGGGACGACTCGCTCGCCAAGGCAGCCCAGGACTGGGCGGACGACCCGGCATCCACTGCGGGCGGCAAGCTGCACCATGGTCCGACGAGCAATGCCGCTGAAAACATTTCGTCCTCTCCGGCGTCCTCGGCCACAGGCCGATGGGCAAGCGAGAAGGCTGCCTACGAGGCCGACCCCAACCATGACACCGACAGCCCCGGCTACCAGAAATGGGGTCACTACTACAACATGATCAACGAGAGCTACGGGAAGATCGGCTGCGGCACCAGGAGCGGCGTTCCCACCGGGTCGATCACGGTGTGCCAGTACGCGCCCTGA
- a CDS encoding M1 family metallopeptidase produces the protein MEIHDPRQPNQFRGLRRLRGLRGLRGLGTRHTRRAALLLALTGAIGIGGAVVLVGALPHGDHPSPAHPGTLATTTPSAGSPGAAPSPGAPGIGDPLLPLDGNGGYTVRRYTLAFDWRAPRTRFDASTTISASATQALSRFDLDFAGNTLHSVTVDDVPARAVRDGDELVVTPAKPIPQGGAFTVRVSYTADPTQRRHRGDAIGDYGWVPTSDGTVLYPQPDGAKMIFPANDHPSLRAPVTFLVTTPPGVSVVANGRLVERVRQPDGRVRWTYDSEQPVAAQLVQVAIGKFTFVESTGPHGLPVRDVVPGDLVSDTAAYRSLTPEHLAWLEQRLGPYPFRRYGVLVGDTDLPVALETQSLSLVPKGDLRGDRVDAERDLVHELTHQWTGDSVAIRRWSDLWLSEGHARFYERVYSEAHGGDSVESAMRAAYEQHDQWRHDDGAPAEPRTEAALFKQVRYDGSALVLYALREKVGEKTFDRIERSWVTKYQGRAAGTQDFVALASEVAGADLKPFLTPWLYGDRTPSMPGHPDWQVDPVQD, from the coding sequence ATGGAGATCCACGACCCCCGGCAGCCGAATCAGTTCCGTGGCCTGCGGCGCCTGCGTGGTCTCCGTGGTCTCCGTGGTCTCGGCACCCGCCATACCCGCCGTGCGGCCCTCCTCCTCGCCCTCACCGGCGCCATCGGGATCGGCGGTGCCGTCGTTCTCGTCGGCGCTCTCCCCCACGGAGACCACCCCTCCCCCGCCCACCCAGGCACCCTCGCCACCACCACCCCCTCCGCCGGATCACCCGGCGCGGCCCCCTCCCCCGGCGCCCCGGGTATCGGCGACCCGCTGCTGCCGCTCGACGGCAACGGGGGGTACACGGTCCGCCGCTACACGCTCGCCTTCGACTGGCGGGCGCCCAGGACGCGCTTCGACGCCAGTACGACCATCAGCGCGAGCGCCACGCAGGCCCTGTCCCGCTTCGACCTCGACTTCGCGGGCAACACGCTGCACTCGGTCACCGTGGACGACGTACCGGCGAGGGCCGTACGCGACGGTGACGAGCTCGTCGTCACCCCCGCGAAGCCGATCCCCCAGGGCGGCGCGTTCACCGTGCGGGTCTCCTACACCGCCGACCCGACGCAGCGACGGCATCGCGGCGACGCGATCGGGGACTACGGCTGGGTGCCCACGTCCGACGGCACCGTGCTCTATCCGCAGCCCGACGGGGCCAAGATGATCTTCCCGGCGAACGACCATCCGAGCCTGCGGGCGCCGGTCACCTTCCTCGTCACCACTCCACCGGGCGTCAGCGTGGTGGCCAACGGGCGGCTCGTCGAGCGCGTCCGGCAGCCCGACGGAAGGGTCCGGTGGACGTACGACTCCGAACAGCCGGTCGCGGCGCAGCTGGTGCAGGTGGCGATCGGGAAGTTCACGTTCGTCGAGAGCACCGGTCCGCACGGACTGCCCGTCCGGGACGTGGTTCCCGGTGACCTGGTCTCCGACACCGCGGCGTACCGCTCGCTCACGCCCGAACACCTGGCCTGGCTGGAGCAGCGGCTCGGCCCGTACCCCTTTCGCCGCTATGGCGTGCTGGTGGGGGACACGGACCTGCCGGTGGCGCTGGAGACACAGTCGCTGTCCCTCGTGCCGAAGGGTGACCTGCGGGGTGACCGGGTCGACGCCGAGCGCGACCTCGTGCATGAGCTGACCCATCAGTGGACCGGCGACAGCGTGGCCATTCGGCGGTGGTCCGACCTGTGGCTGAGCGAGGGGCACGCCCGTTTCTACGAGCGTGTCTACTCCGAGGCGCACGGCGGCGACAGCGTCGAGTCCGCGATGCGGGCGGCGTACGAGCAGCACGACCAGTGGCGTCACGACGACGGGGCGCCCGCCGAACCCCGCACCGAGGCGGCCCTGTTCAAGCAGGTGCGGTACGACGGCTCTGCGCTCGTGCTCTACGCCCTCCGGGAGAAGGTCGGCGAGAAGACGTTCGACAGGATCGAGCGGTCCTGGGTGACGAAGTACCAGGGCCGGGCCGCCGGTACCCAGGACTTCGTCGCGCTCGCGTCCGAGGTCGCGGGCGCGGACCTGAAGCCGTTCCTGACGCCGTGGCTGTACGGGGACCGCACCCCGTCCATGCCGGGACACCCCGACTGGCAGGTGGACCCGGTCCAGGACTGA